Proteins from a genomic interval of Rattus norvegicus strain BN/NHsdMcwi chromosome 2, GRCr8, whole genome shotgun sequence:
- the F2rl1 gene encoding proteinase-activated receptor 2 precursor — MRSLSLAWLLGGITLLAASASCNRTVNAPGPNSKGRSLIGRLDTPPPITGKGAPVEPGFSVDEFSASVLTGKLTTVFLPVIYIIVFVIGLPSNGMALWVFFFRTKKKHPAVIYMANLALADLLSVIWFPLKISYHLHGNDWTYGDALCKVLIGFFYGNMYCSILFMTCLSVQRYWVIVNPMGHSRKRANIAVGVSLAIWLLIFLVTIPLYVMRQTIYIPALNITTCHDVLPEEVLVGDMFSYFLSLAIGVFLFPALLTASAYVLMIKTLRSSAMDEHSEKKRRRAIRLIITVLSMYFICFAPSNVLLVVHYFLIKSQRQSHVYALYLVALCLSTLNSCIDPFVYYFVSKDFRDQARNALLCRSVRTVKRMQISLTSNKFSRKSSSYSSSSTSVKTSY, encoded by the coding sequence GACCCAACAGTAAAGGGAGAAGTCTGATTGGCAGATTGGACACGCCGCCTCCCATCACTGGGAAAGgggctccagttgaaccaggctTTTCCGTTGATGAATTCTCTGCATCCGTCCTCACCGGGAAGCTGACCACCGTCTTTCTCCCGGTCATCTACATCATTGTCTTTGTAATTGGTTTGCCCAGTAATGGTATGGCCCTCTGGGTCTTCTTCTTCCGAACGAAGAAGAAGCACCCTGCTGTGATTTACATGGCCAACCTGGCCTTGGCAGACCTCCTCTCTGTCATCTGGTTCCCCCTGAAGATCTCCTACCACCTCCATGGCAACGACTGGACCTATGGGGATGCGCTCTGCAAGGTGCTCATTGGCTTTTTCTACGGCAATATGTACTGCTCCATCCTTTTCATGACCTGCCTCAGCGTGCAGAGGTACTGGGTGATCGTGAACCCCATGGGACACTCCAGGAAGAGGGCCAACATCGCTGTTGGCGTCTCCCTGGCCATCTGGCTCCTGATTTTTCTGGTCACCATCCCTCTGTACGTCATGAGGCAGACCATCTACATTCCAGCCTTGAACATCACCACCTGTCACGACGTGCTGCCCGAGGAGGTCCTGGTGGGGGACATGTTCAGTTACTTCCTCTCCCTGGCCATTGGAGTCTTTCTGTTCCCAGCCCTCCTTACTGCGTCTGCCTACGTGCTCATGATCAAAACGCTCCGTTCCTCCGCCATGGACGAGCACTCGGAGAAGAAAAGGCGGAGGGCTATCCGCCTCATCATCACGGTGCTGTCCATGTACTTCATCTGCTTCGCTCCCAGCAACGTGCTGCTCGTCGTGCATTATTTCCTCATCAAAAGCCAGAGGCAGAGCCACGTCTACGCCCTCTACCTCGTCGCCCTCTGCCTGTCCACCCTCAACAGCTGCATAGACCCCTTTGTCTACTACTTTGTTTCGAAAGATTTCAGGGACCAGGCCAGAAACGCGCTCCTCTGCCGAAGCGTCCGCACCGTGAAACGCATGCAGATATCGCTCACCTCCAACAAGTTCTCCAGGAAATCCAGCTCTTACTCCTCCAGCTCAACCAGTGTTAAAACCTCCTACTGA